The DNA window GGAACAGGTCAGGTTGTGGTCGGGTGTCCGGGGGCGGTTTCGGCTGCATCTTTCACCGGGTTTTCGTGGATTTACTTCAATTCCCGGCAATTATTACACAAGACAAAGGCAATGATAAGCATTATTATTCAATATGTTGCATGAATTTCAGGGACGACGCATTAGGTCGAAGGGGGTCTTCCCGACGATTTCCCCGGGCTCGTACCCAAGGAGATCCCGGACCCTCGGGCTGATAAACGTGTAGACGGCGTTCTCGTCCACCTCCCAGACGCAGTCGGAGACGGTTTCCACGAGTGTCCGGTACCTCTCCTCGCTCTCCCGTAATGCGGCTTCCGCCTCCGCAATACCTTTCGGGGGGTCGCCCATCCGGCTCCCATGGTCACTCATGTCGGCGGTCACGGAAACCCCTTCTCTCACCAGGAAATTTTCTTAGGATTGTACTCCCTGCGGCCGTGAATGCAACGAGACGGAGGGGGGTAACTACCTCAGGAATCAACTGGAATGGAGCGCTCGATGTCCACAACGGTGATCTCCGGGGGGGCGAGGAATCGCATCGGGGGCCCCCACGTTCCCGTGCCGCGGCTCACATGCAGGATCCCTCCCCCCGGGACGGGGTGGTCCCCCGCGAGGAGGGGGAAGAACAGACGGGTGAGGAGGCGGAACGGAAAGATCTGCCCGTTGTGGGTGTGCCCCGAGAGTTGCAGGTCGAATTTCCCCCCCGTGGCTGGGTCGAGTTGCGGGCGGTGCTTGAGGAGGATCGTGAACCGTCCGTCCGGGCGATCCCCGAGGAGGACGGCTTCGGAAGGACCGTCGGTTCGGCCGAATCGCGCCCCGGCGGGATCGTCGACTCCCGCGATCCGCACCGCGTTGTCGATCGTGACGGCTTCGTCCCGAAGGAGCGTGAAGCCGGACTTCCGTGTGAAGGCGATCGAACGGTCGATCCCCCCGTAATATTCGTGGTTTCCGAGGACCGCGATTTTTCCGCGCGGCGCGGGGATCTCCCGTAGAATTTCCTCCAGCGCCGTGATGCCGTCCAGTTGCCCGTCCACCAGGTCCCCCGACGACACGAGGAGGTCCGGGTGTTCCCGGGCGACGATCGCCGCGACCTTCCTGGCCATGCTGCTCCGGTGGATGAGGCCGAGGTGGAGGTCCGTGATCTGCGCGATCCGCAGGGAGGGGACGGACGCCGGCAGCCGGTCCGTGACGATGCGCACACGGACGACCTCGATGCGGCACGCCTCGGCGACCGCGTACGCCGACAGCGCGACGGCGAGCCCGGCGATGCAGAGAAACGCGGGGCGTCCCGCGAGAACCCCCCTCGCGTTCACGGCGATCCCGCCACGCTCCATCGCCCACAGGGGCAGGCGGAGGAGGTCGGCGGAAAGGTTCAGGCAGGTGAGGAAGAAGAGAAACCCCATCCAGAGGTATCCGACGTACGCGATGCTCCGTGACGCGCCTTCGTAACCGTGACGGCTCAGTAGCTGCGTGACGATCGGCGCGCAAAGGAGGATCCCGAGGAGGAGGAGAAGTGCGAGCAGTGTTCCGGGACTGAAGGCCAGCGCCGAGCGCGCCTTGAGAAGGGCGTAGACGTGCATGGAACCGTAGACCAGGAAGAACGAAAGGAGGAACAGGCTCATGGCGAATGTGCGATAATCAGCGGATACGAGGACCGGTCCTGACGGAGGAGAACGTGCCCATTTACGAATATCAATGCCCCGCGTGCGGGGAGTTCGAGAAGGAGCAGCGGATGTCCGACCCGCCGCTCAAGAAGTGCCCCCATTGCGGCAAGGCGGTTACCCGGTTGGTCGGCGGCGGCGGCGGATTCGTGCTGAAGGGCGGGAACTGGGTATCGAAGATGGCGTCTTCGGGGGAATCCATGAAGAAGAAGTCCGACCGGTTCATGAAGCAGACGGTGGGGGAGGTCGCCGAGGACATCGCGAAGCATTCCCGTTCCCATTGACATCCCTTACGGCAATGCGGTGAGCAGGACGGAGCGGGGGGCGCCCCAGTGCGAGCTCCGCGCTGCTGGGGTACCCCCGTCGTAGGAAGAACGGGGGGCACCCTGCGAAAGTTCGACCAGCTCCCCGTCTGCGAGGAGG is part of the Candidatus Deferrimicrobium sp. genome and encodes:
- a CDS encoding metallophosphoesterase, whose translation is MSLFLLSFFLVYGSMHVYALLKARSALAFSPGTLLALLLLLGILLCAPIVTQLLSRHGYEGASRSIAYVGYLWMGFLFFLTCLNLSADLLRLPLWAMERGGIAVNARGVLAGRPAFLCIAGLAVALSAYAVAEACRIEVVRVRIVTDRLPASVPSLRIAQITDLHLGLIHRSSMARKVAAIVAREHPDLLVSSGDLVDGQLDGITALEEILREIPAPRGKIAVLGNHEYYGGIDRSIAFTRKSGFTLLRDEAVTIDNAVRIAGVDDPAGARFGRTDGPSEAVLLGDRPDGRFTILLKHRPQLDPATGGKFDLQLSGHTHNGQIFPFRLLTRLFFPLLAGDHPVPGGGILHVSRGTGTWGPPMRFLAPPEITVVDIERSIPVDS
- a CDS encoding zinc ribbon domain-containing protein — translated: MPIYEYQCPACGEFEKEQRMSDPPLKKCPHCGKAVTRLVGGGGGFVLKGGNWVSKMASSGESMKKKSDRFMKQTVGEVAEDIAKHSRSH